The genomic window ACGGGCGATCACCCAGTGCTGCCGGTCGGGCCTGTGCCATGGACGGACTTCGACCCTCGCCCAGTCGAACACGCGGGGTCCGTGGGCGCCGTTCCCGCAGGACCGGCGCTTCCACTTCTGCCGTGGCAGCCCGGGCAAACAGGTCGTGGACGGGGTGGTCGATAGCCCAGCGGGTAACGACGGTGTCATGTCGGGTGGTGGCCATGACGTGGAAGACACCGGCCTGCTCAAGCTCGGACCGCCAGCCCTTGGAGAAGCCGTGGCGGCGTCCGCGGTCACCCACCGGAACGGAATCCGGTCCGCGATCGCCCGGCGGACCATGGTCTTGGCCATCACCACCTTCGTCTCAAAACCGATCGTGTCGTCGATGCCGGCCAGGCGGCACCGGTCGCGGTCATCCGTCCACGACGTGGGCAGATACAAGCGGCGGTCGATCAATGTGCGGCCGCGGCTGGCGGCATAAGCCAGGAAGAGTCGGGTAGGACCGCCGCATTGCTGCGGCGGTCCCCCCTCAGAACCGACAGTGCGGGCTTTCCCCGCAGCTCGGCTCAAGCAAGCCCCCGGGGCTCACAGACGTGCAGTGTCACAGGTCGAGTGGATGAGACGGAGCTGCACCCCGTCCGACGTGTCGACCCCGCGATAGGTGATCTTCCTGGCGGTGATCGCCTGGCGGGTGCCCCGCAGCCATCGCTCCCATTCGGTGGGGCTGGACGGCGGGTCGTCGACGTGCAGCAGCGGGCCCCGGCAGATCAGACACTGCCCGTTCTGCGCCTGGAGCAGACGCAGGGTGGCGCGGTCGATCGGCGGTGGTGGTGCGCTGGTGCGGCGCCGTTCGGCCCAGTAGGTAGCCAGAGCAGGGTCGTCCGGGGACGCCGAGCCGTGGACCATCTGGTGTCGGACAATCTTCGTCCAGGCGAATTTCAGCAGGTAGGCGCCGCTGTCGCGGTCGCCGAACACCCACTGGTCCTGCCGGGACTTGTTGAACTTGCCGTAGTACCGGGCGGTGACCCAGTGCCGGGGCTTGTTCGGGTGAGCGCGGGTCGCCCACTTGTAAGTGAGCTTCCACATGTAGTCGTCCAGCGCGGTGAAGATCTCGCTGGCGACCACATTCCGGTAGTAGGCGGACCATCCCCGGATGATCGGGTTGAGCCGTTGCAGCACCGCAGCAACATTGGCCCCGCGAAGGGACCGCACTTCGGCGCGCAGCCTGTTCCGGATCCGTCTGACGGCTTCGCGGCTCGGCTTGATCAGCAGCTTTCCGTGATAGCGGCGGATGGTGAAGCCGAGGAAGTCACAGCCCTCTTCGAGGTGGACGACGCGCGTCTTGTCCTCGTTGAAGACCAGCCCTCTCGGCTTCAGCCACTCGGCAAGCCGGGCCTTGACCTGTTCGGCCTGTTCCCGTGAATGGCACAGGGCGACAAGATCGTCGGCGTATCTCACCAGCAGCGGGGAGCCTGGCATGGTGTCACCGGCACGGCGGCCGGTCTGCCGGTACTGGACTCCCGCAGCCGTCTCCATCCCGTGCAGAGCGATGTTCAAGAGCACCGGGCTGATCACGCCGCCTTGCGGAGTTCCCTCCTCTGTCGGCGTGAACCGGCCTTCGTCGACCACACCCGCTCGCAGCCACTGCTCGACCTGTTTCCGTGCGGGGAACGTACCGAGCTGCTGGAGAAGGTGGTCATGGTCGATTCGGTCGAACGCCGCTGCCAAGTCCGCGTCCAGGACCCACCGGCGGCGGGCTTTGCTGCCCTTGGCCGTCCAGTAGATCGCCGCGATCGCGTCCTGACAGCTGCGGCCGGGCCGGAAGCCGTACGACTTCGGCTCGAACCGCGCTTCCCACTCCGGTTCCAGTGCCTGAGAGGCCCGGGCTTGCTCAACCCGCTCCAAGATCACGGGAATGCCGAGTGGGCGTCTCTTGCCGCCTGACTTGGGGATATACACCCGCTTGACGGGCCGGGCCGTGCCTGGGCTGGTCCGGTGCTGGACCCAGTGGGCCAGCTCCGCTTTGCCCGAGGTGGTCAGGACCACCTGACCGTCGACCCTGGCCGTCTTGCGTCCTGCGTTGAACTCCGTGACCCGCCGCACGCTGACGAGCGTGTTAGCCCGGGAGCGGAGCATCAGTTTCTGCAAGTTGCGGACCCTCTTCAGGTCCCCTGCCTGCGATGCCGTGAAGATTCTCTGCCGCAGTCGCCGTACTGACTCCTCCTGGGCCTGCCAGTCGATGGCACCCCAGTCGCCCGGCGCCCGCGATGACCGGCTTTTCGCCCCTCTGCTCCTCGGACTGATGGGGCTCCGGCCGGCTGAGGTGGCGGGGCTACGCTGGGGCGACATTGACTTCACTGCGGGCACCCTGGACGTGGCGAACACCCGGACGATGATCGGCAACGCCCGCGTACTGGAGAAGGACACCAAGTCCGAGGCCGGGGAGCGCACGCTCCCGCTCCCGGAGCCGGTCCGTCTGGCACTCCTGGGGTTCCAGGTGCTCCAAGAGGCTGAGCGCGCCGCCATGGGGTCGTACTACGTGGCCTCGGGATACACCTTCGTCGACCAACTGGGCGAAGTCATGAGCACCCGACAGTTGCGGGAGCACGCCTACTCGCTCATGGCCAAGGTGGGGCTGCGGAAGGTCCGCCTGTACGACGCCCGGCACTCGTAGCTGACGTTCCTGGCCACGAACGGAGTCTCTGACACGATCATCGCCGCGTGGGCCGGGCACACGAACGCGAGCTTCACCAAGCGCGTGTACGTCCACCCGACGGCGGCGGACATGGGCGACGCCGTCCGCCACTTGAACGCGCTTCTGGGCGTCGGCGAGGAAGCTCCGTAGACCTCATGTGAGAAAGCGCGAGATTTCGAGATCTCACACCTCTACAAATCGCCTCTTACCTGCGCACTCTCCATCTGCCGTAGAACATGCTCCCCATCATAACGGCCTGTACGTCCTGTACATTTTTTACAGAGACTCGCACTTGAGGAGAGGTACGCCATGAACCGGCCTTCCGCCCGCTATGTCCTGCCCGAGCTGACCGAGCGCACCAGCTCCGGCTTCCGCTCGCTCGACCCGTACTCCAAGCTCCTGGAGGAACGGATCGTCTTCCTCGGCACCGCCGTCGACGACACCTCGGCCAACGACCTCATCGCCCAGTTCCTGTACCTGGAGTACGACGCCCCTGACCAGGAAATCAACCTCTACATCAACTCCCCTGGCGGCAGCGTCAGCGCCATGACGTCGCTCTACGACACGATGCAGGTGGTGAAGTGCGACATCGCGACGACCTGCCTCGGCCAGGCGGCCTCCACCGCCGCCGTCCTGCTCGCGGCCGGCACGCCCGGCAAGCGCATCGCGCTGCCCGGCGCCCGGGTCGTCGTCCAGCAGCCCGCACTGCCCGAGCCCGTGCAGGGACAGCCGACCGATCTGGACATCCAGGCGCGGGAGTTGCTGCGGCTGCGCGACCAGATCACCACGATCCTCGCGCGCCACACGGGTCACAGCGCCGGGCGTGTCGCTGCCGACCTCGAGCGCGACACGGTGTTCAATGCCCAAGCGGCCAGGGAATACGGTCTGATCGATCACATCATCAAGAACCGCAAGACGTCCGCCGCTTCGCGCGTGGTGCGGTGACCGCCCGTGCTGCCTCCGGAACTGCCCCCGCTGCCCGCACTGACGCGTGCCGAAAGCGAGTTCATCGACTGCTGGCTCGAAGTCGTCGACCAGCTGGGACGGATCAATCCGGCCCGGGCAACCCGCACCTACGGCGCGCTGCGTGCCGCGCAGGCGCTGGCCGTTCGGGCGGCCGCGCTCCGCGACGCGCTCGCGCTGATGCACGCACGGGGCGAGAACGAGCTGCACACGCCCACATTGGCCCGTGCCCTGCGGGTGTTGGACGGGGAGCGGAGGGCCGCACGGATCACCGTCCCGCCCGAGTCGACGAGTTGACGCAACGGCGCACCGACGCGCCGTGGCGGCGCGCCGCGTAGGGCCGCAAGGCGTACGAGTGGGTGTCGCCCATCCGGGGCAGTCGCGGCATCGGCTTCCGTGGCCGCGAGTTGCGCCGCAGGTTGGGCCATCCGGTGAAGTCGGCCGTTCCGTTGCTGGTACAGCGCTCGTTCTCGCGCCACTCGGCGTCGGCCGAACGGCCGTGTCCACTCGAACGGATCAGCCGTGAGGAGCCTCACATATCGTCGTTTCCAACCAGAAATCCGGCACGGGATGAGTCAAGATCCCTGGGACGACAAGCCCCCGCCACCACGGCG from Streptomyces formicae includes these protein-coding regions:
- the ltrA gene encoding group II intron reverse transcriptase/maturase; the protein is MSPRSRGAKSRSSRAPGDWGAIDWQAQEESVRRLRQRIFTASQAGDLKRVRNLQKLMLRSRANTLVSVRRVTEFNAGRKTARVDGQVVLTTSGKAELAHWVQHRTSPGTARPVKRVYIPKSGGKRRPLGIPVILERVEQARASQALEPEWEARFEPKSYGFRPGRSCQDAIAAIYWTAKGSKARRRWVLDADLAAAFDRIDHDHLLQQLGTFPARKQVEQWLRAGVVDEGRFTPTEEGTPQGGVISPVLLNIALHGMETAAGVQYRQTGRRAGDTMPGSPLLVRYADDLVALCHSREQAEQVKARLAEWLKPRGLVFNEDKTRVVHLEEGCDFLGFTIRRYHGKLLIKPSREAVRRIRNRLRAEVRSLRGANVAAVLQRLNPIIRGWSAYYRNVVASEIFTALDDYMWKLTYKWATRAHPNKPRHWVTARYYGKFNKSRQDQWVFGDRDSGAYLLKFAWTKIVRHQMVHGSASPDDPALATYWAERRRTSAPPPPIDRATLRLLQAQNGQCLICRGPLLHVDDPPSSPTEWERWLRGTRQAITARKITYRGVDTSDGVQLRLIHSTCDTARL
- a CDS encoding tyrosine-type recombinase/integrase yields the protein MAPQSPGARDDRLFAPLLLGLMGLRPAEVAGLRWGDIDFTAGTLDVANTRTMIGNARVLEKDTKSEAGERTLPLPEPVRLALLGFQVLQEAERAAMGSYYVASGYTFVDQLGEVMSTRQLREHAYSLMAKVGLRKVRLYDARHS
- a CDS encoding ClpP family protease, which gives rise to MNRPSARYVLPELTERTSSGFRSLDPYSKLLEERIVFLGTAVDDTSANDLIAQFLYLEYDAPDQEINLYINSPGGSVSAMTSLYDTMQVVKCDIATTCLGQAASTAAVLLAAGTPGKRIALPGARVVVQQPALPEPVQGQPTDLDIQARELLRLRDQITTILARHTGHSAGRVAADLERDTVFNAQAAREYGLIDHIIKNRKTSAASRVVR